The proteins below are encoded in one region of Micromonospora pisi:
- the ilvD gene encoding dihydroxy-acid dehydratase translates to MPDLRSKTSTHGRTMAGARALWRATGMTDDDFGKPIVAIANSFTQFVPGHVHLKDLGGLVADAVAEAGGVGREFNTIAVDDGIAMGHGGMLYSLPSRELIADAVEYMVNAHCADALVCISNCDKITPGMLLAALRLNIPTVFVSGGPMEAGKTVAIEGIVHDKIDLIDAMIAASNDAVTDDQLSEIERSACPTCGSCSGMFTANSMNCLTEAIGLALPGNGSVLATHAARKALFEEAGRTIVEISKRWYDGDDDSVLPRSIASRAAFDNAVALDVAMGGSTNTVLHLLAAAREAELDFSVADIDAISRRVPCLAKVAPNSPKYHMEDVHRAGGIPAIMGELDRAGLLNRDVHSVHSPNLDQWLADWDIRGGSPTAEAVELFHAAPGGVRTTKAFSTTNRWATLDTDAANGCLRDREHAYTVDGGLAILHGNLAPEGAVVKTAGVPADRLTFRGPAKVYESQDDAVTAILAKEIVAGDVVVIRYEGPKGGPGMQEMLYPTSFLKGRGLGRDCALITDGRFSGGTSGLSIGHISPEAAGGGLIALVEPGDEIVIDIPTRSIELNVPAEVLDARRVAQEKRDKPYTPVDRQRPVSAALRAYASMATSASDGAYRRVPE, encoded by the coding sequence ATGCCTGACCTGCGGTCGAAGACCTCCACACACGGCCGGACGATGGCCGGGGCGCGTGCGCTCTGGCGGGCCACCGGGATGACCGACGACGACTTCGGCAAGCCGATCGTGGCCATCGCCAACAGCTTCACCCAGTTCGTACCCGGGCACGTCCACCTCAAGGACCTCGGCGGCCTGGTCGCCGACGCGGTGGCCGAGGCCGGCGGGGTCGGCCGGGAGTTCAACACGATCGCGGTGGACGACGGCATCGCCATGGGCCACGGCGGCATGCTCTACTCGCTGCCCAGTCGCGAGTTGATCGCCGACGCGGTCGAGTACATGGTCAACGCGCACTGCGCGGACGCGCTGGTCTGCATCTCCAACTGCGACAAGATCACCCCCGGCATGCTGCTGGCCGCGCTCCGGCTCAACATCCCCACCGTCTTCGTCTCCGGCGGCCCGATGGAGGCCGGCAAGACGGTGGCCATCGAGGGCATCGTGCACGACAAGATCGACCTGATCGACGCGATGATCGCCGCCTCCAACGACGCGGTCACCGACGACCAGCTCAGCGAGATCGAACGCTCCGCCTGCCCCACCTGCGGCTCCTGCTCCGGCATGTTCACCGCCAACTCGATGAACTGCCTCACCGAGGCGATCGGGCTGGCCCTGCCGGGCAACGGCTCGGTCCTGGCCACCCACGCCGCACGCAAGGCGCTGTTCGAGGAGGCCGGCCGGACCATCGTGGAGATCTCCAAGCGGTGGTACGACGGCGACGACGACTCCGTCCTGCCCCGCTCGATCGCGAGCCGGGCCGCGTTCGACAACGCGGTCGCGCTGGACGTGGCGATGGGCGGCTCCACCAACACCGTGCTGCACCTGCTCGCCGCCGCCCGGGAGGCGGAGCTCGACTTCAGCGTCGCCGACATCGACGCCATCTCCCGCCGGGTGCCCTGCCTGGCGAAGGTGGCCCCGAACTCGCCGAAGTACCACATGGAGGACGTGCACCGGGCCGGTGGCATCCCGGCCATCATGGGCGAGCTCGACCGGGCCGGCCTGCTCAACCGGGACGTGCACTCGGTGCACTCCCCCAACCTGGACCAGTGGCTCGCCGACTGGGACATCCGGGGCGGCAGCCCCACCGCCGAGGCCGTCGAGCTGTTCCACGCCGCCCCCGGCGGGGTCCGCACCACCAAGGCGTTCTCCACCACCAACCGCTGGGCGACCCTGGACACCGACGCGGCCAACGGCTGCCTCCGGGACCGGGAGCACGCGTACACCGTTGACGGCGGGCTCGCCATCCTGCACGGCAACCTCGCCCCGGAAGGCGCCGTGGTGAAGACCGCCGGTGTCCCGGCCGACCGGCTCACCTTCCGCGGACCCGCGAAGGTCTACGAGTCGCAGGACGACGCGGTCACCGCGATCCTCGCCAAGGAGATCGTCGCCGGGGACGTGGTGGTGATCCGCTACGAGGGCCCCAAGGGCGGCCCCGGCATGCAGGAGATGCTCTACCCCACCTCGTTCCTCAAGGGACGCGGCCTCGGCCGGGACTGCGCACTGATCACCGACGGCCGCTTCTCCGGCGGCACCTCCGGCCTCTCCATCGGGCACATCTCGCCCGAGGCCGCCGGCGGTGGGCTGATCGCCCTGGTCGAGCCGGGCGACGAGATCGTCATCGACATCCC
- a CDS encoding FAD:protein FMN transferase, with protein sequence MPISERSRTDRHRWTQDRTAPPDLRLGGGPSPGLPGRPGPGLATTRADRVVARHTVRTSIAEYSLVVNGPAEWGRRGLGEAIRDAVAELRAIDLTYSPARPESLVSRLRRGEIAADAYPPLADLVQRCAAMRAATDGWFDAWAVPGGFDPGGLLKGWAVERAAARLRAAGSADYAVLSGGDLVVQGRAPHGGPWRIAVHQPTAVPRPNEGRYPINRSHPADAQRAPLTLELTSGAIGSSGVAGRVDHVVDPHTGEPARQLAATTVLGPDLSVADAYATALYAAGPAGLDWFPTSNGYRALMALRRPAGASV encoded by the coding sequence ATGCCGATCAGTGAGCGCAGCCGGACCGATCGTCACCGGTGGACGCAGGACCGTACCGCCCCACCCGACCTTCGGCTCGGCGGCGGTCCGAGCCCCGGCCTTCCCGGCCGCCCCGGCCCCGGGCTGGCCACCACCCGCGCCGACCGGGTCGTCGCCCGGCACACCGTACGCACCTCCATCGCCGAATACTCCCTGGTCGTGAACGGACCGGCCGAGTGGGGCCGGCGTGGCCTGGGCGAGGCGATCCGGGACGCGGTGGCGGAACTACGGGCGATCGACCTCACCTACAGCCCGGCCCGACCGGAGAGCCTCGTCTCCCGGCTGCGCCGCGGCGAGATCGCGGCCGACGCGTACCCACCCCTGGCCGACCTGGTGCAACGGTGCGCGGCGATGCGGGCGGCCACCGACGGCTGGTTCGACGCCTGGGCCGTACCGGGCGGGTTCGACCCCGGCGGCCTGCTCAAGGGCTGGGCGGTCGAACGAGCCGCGGCCCGGCTGCGCGCCGCCGGCAGCGCCGACTACGCCGTACTCAGCGGCGGTGACCTGGTGGTGCAGGGGCGCGCCCCGCACGGCGGGCCGTGGCGGATCGCGGTACACCAGCCGACGGCCGTACCGCGCCCGAACGAGGGGCGTTACCCGATCAACCGGAGCCACCCGGCCGACGCCCAGCGGGCCCCGCTGACCCTGGAGCTGACCAGCGGTGCGATCGGCAGCTCCGGCGTGGCCGGCCGGGTCGACCACGTGGTCGACCCGCACACCGGGGAGCCGGCCCGTCAGCTCGCCGCCACCACGGTCCTCGGACCCGACCTCTCCGTCGCCGACGCGTACGCCACCGCGCTCTACGCCGCCGGCCCGGCCGGACTGGACTGGTTCCCCACGTCGAACGGCTACCGCGCGTTGATGGCACTGCGCCGTCCGGCCGGCGCCTCGGTCTGA
- the ilvC gene encoding ketol-acid reductoisomerase, whose protein sequence is MSIEIFYDDDADLGLIQAKKVAVLGYGSQGHAHALSLRDSGVDVVIGLPEGSKSRVKAEEQGLRVLTPAQASAEADVIMVLAPDTAQRSLYAEAIEPNLTAGKALFFGHGLNIRYGFITPPPNVDVAMVAPKGPGHLVRRQYVDGKGVPVLVAVEQDASGTALALALAYAKGIGGTRAGAIRTTFKEETETDLFGEQAVLCGGASALVQTGFEVLTEAGYAPEIAYFECLHELKLIVDLMYEGGIARMRYSVSDTAEYGDYSRGPRVIDSRVKDEMRKILAEVQSGEFAREWIAEDDAGRPNFNKWRAEGATHPIEETGKKLRGMMSWVDRPLTETA, encoded by the coding sequence ATGAGCATCGAGATTTTCTACGACGACGACGCCGACCTGGGCCTGATCCAGGCCAAGAAGGTCGCGGTCCTGGGGTACGGCAGCCAGGGCCACGCGCACGCGCTGTCCCTGCGCGACTCGGGCGTCGACGTGGTGATCGGCCTGCCGGAGGGCTCCAAGAGCCGGGTCAAGGCCGAGGAGCAGGGCCTGCGGGTGCTGACCCCGGCCCAGGCGTCGGCCGAGGCTGACGTGATCATGGTGCTCGCGCCGGACACCGCGCAGCGCTCGCTCTACGCCGAGGCGATCGAGCCGAACCTCACCGCCGGCAAGGCCCTCTTCTTCGGTCACGGCCTGAACATCCGGTACGGCTTCATCACCCCGCCGCCGAACGTCGACGTGGCGATGGTCGCGCCGAAGGGCCCGGGTCACCTGGTCCGCCGCCAGTACGTCGACGGCAAGGGCGTGCCGGTGCTGGTCGCGGTCGAGCAGGACGCCAGCGGTACCGCCCTCGCGCTCGCCCTCGCGTACGCCAAGGGCATCGGTGGCACCCGCGCGGGCGCGATCCGGACCACCTTCAAGGAGGAGACCGAGACCGACCTCTTCGGCGAGCAGGCGGTCCTCTGCGGCGGCGCGTCGGCGCTGGTGCAGACCGGTTTCGAGGTGCTCACCGAGGCGGGTTACGCCCCGGAGATCGCCTACTTCGAGTGCCTGCACGAGCTGAAGCTGATCGTCGACCTCATGTACGAGGGCGGCATCGCCCGGATGCGCTACAGCGTCTCCGACACCGCCGAGTACGGCGACTACTCGCGCGGCCCGCGCGTCATCGACAGCCGGGTCAAGGACGAGATGCGCAAGATCCTGGCGGAGGTCCAGTCCGGCGAGTTCGCCCGCGAGTGGATCGCCGAGGACGACGCCGGTCGCCCCAACTTCAACAAGTGGCGGGCCGAGGGTGCGACGCACCCGATCGAGGAGACCGGCAAGAAGCTGCGCGGCATGATGAGCTGGGTCGACCGCCCGCTCACCGAGACGGCCTGA
- a CDS encoding putative bifunctional diguanylate cyclase/phosphodiesterase, whose protein sequence is MQLPSVATVVAVLGGLAAVAGTSVLISSGLRRAGIRRQAHLIIAGGAGLATVSAIAGLVGILSMAPHWAHHQPQRMTLATVVAIGIAVSSLVLCAGVLRLPGATQSRSATLRLILDGVVIGAALWFVGWVLLAEPTRLLGDATPRGCPAIVLATVAAAGAVGLVFVVGVRAPWPRRDLLLIAAGVILVAVAGLGLAAGICQAGPAVALTGAGLLPVGFLLLFAGLRSPDPVGEVDADIIRRGSGYAFLPMLAMAVSAVYHLLRMGDFTMLGIVCGSVEGFALVARQSLALRDVRAYAGRLAEREAHFRELAHTDPLTGLANRRGLLRALQQESGSAAPCVLLGLDLDGFKNVNDLHGHDVGDAVLAEVAQRLRLNLRPGDVAARLGGDEFAVLMWARPPEAQRVAERLLGILGRPYDHPAGRIFLSVSIGVAGQASAPEVETLLRNADLALRYAKQRGKNRVERYDVAYDHLLRRRTTLEHEMRGAIERDELHLAFQPVVAVPSVRPVGAEALLRWHHPKLGSVRPDEFIPLAEECGMIAQLGAWVLHQACHQLSVWLADGHDVWVSVNVSPKELHAPEYVVQVAEALRAHRVPPQRLVLEVTEHAVATDLDELIRRLAALRATGVRIALDDFGAGYSSLGQLRKLPIDILKIDHSLVAEQEPIRARESGERRVFAPMVDVVMRLGHQLGLEVIAEGVTNPLELAAVVEAGCRFGQGQLFGWGVPAEHLEAMLDAATSPGARAVPAPRNRPAQNLGSVDSSREMRQA, encoded by the coding sequence GTGCAACTCCCCTCGGTCGCGACGGTCGTCGCGGTGCTGGGTGGGCTCGCGGCGGTGGCCGGTACGTCGGTGCTGATCTCCTCAGGGCTTCGACGCGCCGGTATCCGACGTCAGGCCCACCTGATCATCGCCGGCGGAGCCGGCCTGGCCACGGTCAGCGCGATCGCCGGCCTGGTCGGCATCCTCAGCATGGCCCCGCACTGGGCCCACCACCAGCCGCAGCGGATGACGCTCGCCACCGTGGTCGCGATCGGGATCGCGGTCAGCAGCCTGGTGCTCTGCGCGGGGGTGTTGCGGCTGCCCGGCGCCACCCAGAGCAGGTCGGCCACGCTGCGCCTGATCCTGGACGGGGTGGTGATCGGGGCGGCGCTCTGGTTCGTCGGCTGGGTGCTGCTGGCCGAGCCGACCCGGCTGCTCGGCGACGCGACCCCGAGGGGCTGTCCGGCGATCGTGCTCGCCACGGTGGCCGCCGCCGGGGCGGTCGGACTGGTCTTCGTGGTCGGCGTACGCGCCCCCTGGCCGCGCCGCGACCTGTTGCTGATCGCCGCCGGGGTGATCCTGGTCGCGGTGGCCGGCCTCGGTCTGGCAGCCGGCATCTGCCAGGCCGGCCCGGCGGTGGCGCTGACCGGCGCGGGGCTGCTCCCGGTCGGCTTCCTGCTGCTCTTCGCCGGCCTCCGCTCGCCCGACCCGGTCGGCGAGGTGGACGCCGACATCATTCGGCGGGGCAGCGGCTACGCGTTCCTGCCGATGCTCGCGATGGCCGTTTCCGCCGTCTATCACCTGCTCCGGATGGGCGACTTCACCATGCTCGGCATCGTCTGCGGCAGCGTGGAGGGGTTCGCGCTGGTCGCCCGGCAGTCCCTCGCCCTGCGGGACGTCCGGGCGTACGCGGGCCGGCTGGCCGAGCGCGAGGCGCACTTCCGGGAGCTGGCGCACACCGACCCGTTGACCGGGTTGGCGAACCGGCGGGGGCTGCTCCGCGCGTTGCAGCAGGAGTCCGGGTCGGCCGCTCCGTGCGTACTGCTCGGTCTTGATCTTGATGGTTTCAAGAACGTCAACGACCTGCACGGTCATGACGTCGGGGACGCGGTGCTGGCCGAGGTGGCGCAGCGGCTGCGGCTCAACCTGCGACCCGGGGACGTGGCCGCCCGGCTCGGCGGTGACGAGTTCGCGGTGCTGATGTGGGCCCGGCCGCCGGAGGCGCAGCGGGTGGCCGAGCGGCTGCTCGGCATCCTCGGCCGCCCCTACGACCACCCGGCCGGGCGGATCTTCCTCTCGGTGAGCATCGGGGTGGCCGGGCAGGCGAGCGCACCGGAGGTGGAGACGTTGCTGCGCAATGCCGACCTGGCGCTGCGCTACGCCAAGCAGCGTGGGAAGAACCGGGTCGAGCGCTACGACGTCGCCTACGACCACCTGCTGCGCCGCCGGACCACGTTGGAACACGAGATGCGCGGCGCGATCGAGCGCGACGAGCTGCACCTCGCCTTCCAGCCGGTGGTGGCGGTGCCGTCGGTACGTCCGGTGGGGGCCGAGGCGCTGCTCCGTTGGCACCACCCGAAGCTGGGCAGTGTCCGACCGGACGAGTTCATCCCGCTGGCCGAGGAGTGCGGCATGATCGCCCAGCTCGGCGCGTGGGTGCTGCACCAGGCGTGTCACCAGTTGTCGGTCTGGCTGGCGGACGGGCACGACGTCTGGGTCTCGGTGAACGTGTCGCCGAAGGAGTTGCACGCCCCGGAATATGTGGTGCAGGTGGCCGAGGCGCTGCGGGCGCACCGGGTGCCGCCGCAACGGCTGGTGCTGGAGGTGACCGAGCACGCGGTCGCGACCGATCTGGACGAGTTGATCCGGCGGCTGGCCGCGCTCCGGGCCACCGGCGTACGGATCGCCCTGGACGACTTCGGTGCGGGTTACTCCTCCCTCGGGCAGTTGCGGAAGCTACCGATCGACATTCTGAAGATCGACCACAGTCTGGTTGCCGAGCAGGAGCCGATCCGGGCCCGGGAGAGCGGTGAGCGCCGGGTCTTCGCGCCGATGGTCGACGTGGTGATGCGACTCGGTCACCAGCTCGGGCTGGAGGTGATCGCCGAGGGGGTGACGAACCCGTTGGAGCTGGCAGCGGTGGTCGAGGCCGGCTGCCGGTTCGGTCAGGGACAGCTTTTCGGCTGGGGGGTTCCGGCCGAGCATCTGGAGGCGATGCTCGATGCCGCGACCTCGCCCGGAGCGCGTGCGGTGCCCGCCCCACGAAATCGACCTGCCCAGAATCTGGGATCAGTTGACTCATCGCGTGAGATGCGTCAGGCTTAG
- the ilvN gene encoding acetolactate synthase small subunit, with protein sequence MTMHTLSVLVENKPGVLARVGGLFSRRGFNIDSLAVGETENPDVSRITIVVNADSSPLEQVTKQLNKLVNVLKIVELDPSVSVARELVLVKVRADRAARAQVLETVNLFRARVVDVAPDTLTIEATGTPDKLDALLRDLEPFGIKEMVQSGLVAIGRGSRSITTGSALRAA encoded by the coding sequence ATGACCATGCACACGCTCTCCGTGCTGGTGGAGAACAAGCCCGGTGTGCTCGCCCGGGTCGGTGGGCTCTTCTCCCGCCGTGGCTTCAACATCGATTCGCTCGCGGTCGGGGAGACCGAGAACCCGGACGTCTCCCGGATCACGATCGTGGTCAACGCCGACTCCTCACCCCTGGAGCAGGTCACCAAGCAGCTCAACAAGCTGGTCAACGTGCTGAAGATCGTCGAGCTGGACCCGTCCGTCTCGGTCGCCCGTGAACTGGTGCTGGTGAAGGTGCGGGCCGACCGGGCCGCCCGGGCCCAGGTGCTGGAGACGGTGAACCTGTTCCGGGCCCGGGTCGTCGATGTCGCGCCGGACACCCTCACCATCGAGGCGACCGGCACCCCGGACAAACTGGATGCGCTGCTGCGTGATCTGGAGCCGTTCGGAATCAAGGAAATGGTGCAGTCCGGGCTGGTGGCCATCGGGCGCGGCTCGCGTTCGATCACCACAGGCTCGGCGTTGCGTGCCGCTTAG
- a CDS encoding acetolactate synthase large subunit — translation MTRPTPETLAHTARRSRQSAEVVTDPAEQLARRARTGGIEGGAADQATRRARPADEPADGVVAPLPGGVSGPARAVSPTPVSGAKSLVKSLEALGVDVAFGIPGGAILPAYDPLYDSSVRHILVRHEQGAGHAATGYAQATGKVGVCIATSGPGATNLVTPIADAYMDSVPIVAITGQVARPSIGTDAFQEADIQGITLPITKHNFLVQTAEEIPRVLAEAFHLASTGRPGPVLVDIPKDVLQAQTTFSWPPTLDLPGYRPTLHPHGKQIREAARLIAAARRPVLYVGGGVLKAGATEGLLHLAELTGIPVVTTLMARGAFPDSHPQHLGMPGMHGTVAAVYGLQKADLIVALGARFDDRVTGQLDSFAPGAAIVHADIDPAEIGKNRAADVPIVGDARHVIDELIDAVRAGGERLAGTGGRSAPGDRTEWWEQLNDLRERYPLGYDEPTDGTLAPQYVIKRLGELAGPDAIYVAGVGQHQMWASQFISYEKPNTWLNSGGLGTMGYAVPAAMGAKVGRPETMVWAVDGDGCFQMTNQELATCALEGIPIKVAVINNGNLGMVRQWQTLFYGERYSNTDLGTHKHRIPDFVKLAEALGCVGLRCETAADVDKTIEAAMAINDAPVVIDFVVGKDAMVWPMVAAGTSNDEIMFARGVRPAFDDDDL, via the coding sequence ATGACGAGACCCACGCCAGAGACACTCGCCCACACCGCGCGTCGAAGTCGGCAGAGCGCCGAGGTGGTAACCGACCCCGCTGAGCAGCTCGCCCGCCGCGCCCGTACCGGGGGTATCGAGGGTGGCGCGGCCGACCAGGCGACCCGTCGGGCCCGTCCGGCCGACGAGCCCGCAGACGGCGTCGTCGCTCCACTGCCCGGCGGAGTGTCGGGTCCCGCGCGGGCCGTCAGCCCGACGCCGGTCAGCGGCGCGAAATCGTTGGTCAAGTCGCTGGAGGCGCTCGGCGTCGATGTCGCGTTCGGCATTCCCGGTGGCGCCATCCTGCCCGCGTACGACCCGCTCTACGATTCGTCCGTGCGGCACATCCTGGTCCGTCACGAGCAGGGCGCCGGCCACGCGGCGACCGGATACGCGCAGGCCACCGGCAAGGTCGGGGTCTGCATCGCCACCTCCGGCCCGGGGGCCACCAACCTGGTCACCCCGATCGCCGACGCCTACATGGACTCGGTGCCGATCGTCGCGATCACCGGCCAGGTGGCCCGGCCCTCGATCGGTACGGACGCGTTCCAGGAAGCCGACATCCAGGGCATCACGCTCCCGATCACCAAGCACAACTTCCTGGTCCAGACGGCGGAGGAGATCCCGCGGGTGCTGGCCGAGGCGTTCCACCTCGCGTCGACCGGCCGCCCCGGCCCGGTTCTGGTCGACATCCCCAAGGACGTGCTCCAGGCGCAGACCACCTTCTCCTGGCCGCCCACGCTCGACCTGCCCGGTTACCGCCCCACCCTGCACCCGCACGGCAAGCAGATCCGCGAGGCGGCCCGGCTGATCGCCGCCGCCCGTCGACCGGTCCTCTATGTCGGCGGCGGTGTGCTCAAGGCCGGTGCCACCGAGGGGCTGCTGCACCTGGCGGAGCTGACCGGCATCCCGGTGGTCACCACCCTGATGGCCCGGGGCGCCTTCCCCGACTCGCACCCGCAGCACCTCGGCATGCCCGGCATGCACGGCACCGTCGCCGCCGTGTACGGCCTGCAGAAGGCGGACCTGATCGTGGCGCTCGGGGCCAGGTTCGACGACCGGGTGACCGGCCAGTTGGACTCCTTCGCCCCCGGGGCGGCGATCGTGCACGCCGACATCGACCCGGCCGAGATCGGCAAGAACCGGGCCGCCGACGTGCCGATCGTCGGCGATGCGCGGCACGTGATCGACGAGCTGATCGACGCGGTGCGGGCCGGTGGTGAGCGTCTCGCCGGCACCGGTGGACGGTCGGCTCCCGGCGACCGTACCGAGTGGTGGGAGCAGCTCAACGACCTGCGCGAGCGCTACCCGCTCGGATACGACGAGCCGACCGACGGCACGCTCGCCCCGCAGTACGTGATCAAGCGGCTGGGTGAGCTGGCCGGTCCGGACGCGATCTACGTGGCCGGCGTCGGCCAGCACCAGATGTGGGCGTCGCAGTTCATCTCGTACGAGAAGCCGAACACCTGGCTCAACTCCGGCGGGCTGGGCACGATGGGCTACGCGGTGCCGGCGGCGATGGGTGCCAAGGTGGGTCGGCCGGAGACGATGGTCTGGGCGGTGGACGGTGACGGCTGCTTCCAGATGACCAACCAGGAGTTGGCCACCTGCGCGCTGGAGGGCATCCCGATCAAGGTCGCCGTGATCAACAACGGCAACCTGGGCATGGTCCGGCAGTGGCAGACGCTCTTCTACGGCGAGCGCTACTCCAACACCGATCTCGGCACCCACAAGCACCGGATCCCGGACTTCGTGAAGCTCGCCGAGGCACTCGGCTGTGTCGGCCTGCGCTGCGAGACCGCCGCCGACGTGGACAAGACCATCGAAGCGGCGATGGCGATCAACGATGCCCCCGTCGTCATCGACTTCGTGGTGGGCAAGGACGCCATGGTCTGGCCGATGGTCGCCGCCGGCACCAGCAACGACGAGATCATGTTCGCCCGGGGTGTCCGCCCCGCTTTCGACGACGACGACCTGTGA
- the serA gene encoding phosphoglycerate dehydrogenase — translation MKPVVLIAEELAPAAVDVLAHDFDVRHVDGTDRPALLTALAEANAVIVRSATLIDTEAVAAAPRLRVVARAGVGLDNVEVPAATARGVMVVNAPTSNIVSAAEQAIALLLAVARNTASASTALKAGEWKRSKYTGVEIQGKTVGVVGLGRIGVLFAARMAAFGTRLVAYDPYIQPARAAQLGVRLVGLEELLRESDFISIHLPKTPETVGLIGEKELAMVKPGVRIVNAARGGLVDEQALADAIAEGRVAGAGIDVYGKEPCTASPLFAFDNVVATPHLGASTVEAQDKAGLAVARSVKLALQGEFVPDAVNVQAGGVVAEDVRPLLPLAEKLGRVFTAVAGGVAASVTVEVRGEIVAHEVSVLKLAATKGLFASVVEEQVTYVNAPHLAAARGVEVALTTHTETIDHPNLVTLAGALPDGRSVSVSGTVTSTGSRDVFRLTEVDGFDLELGAEGILLFFRYADRPGVVGLVGSILGAAGVNIAAMQVARREAGGEALMTLTVDSALDAELLSSAADSIGAVAASAADLREE, via the coding sequence ATGAAGCCTGTCGTACTGATCGCAGAGGAACTCGCCCCCGCCGCCGTCGACGTGCTCGCGCACGATTTCGACGTACGCCATGTCGACGGCACCGACCGTCCCGCCCTGCTCACCGCCCTCGCCGAGGCGAACGCGGTGATCGTGCGCAGCGCCACCCTGATCGACACCGAGGCGGTCGCCGCCGCGCCCCGGCTGCGGGTGGTCGCCCGCGCCGGCGTCGGACTGGACAACGTGGAGGTACCCGCCGCCACCGCCCGGGGCGTGATGGTGGTGAACGCGCCCACCTCGAACATCGTTTCCGCCGCCGAGCAGGCGATCGCGCTGCTGCTGGCGGTCGCCCGCAACACCGCCAGCGCGAGCACCGCGTTGAAGGCGGGGGAGTGGAAACGGTCCAAATACACCGGTGTGGAGATCCAGGGCAAGACCGTCGGGGTGGTCGGACTCGGTCGGATCGGGGTCCTGTTCGCCGCCCGGATGGCAGCCTTCGGCACCCGGCTGGTCGCGTACGACCCGTACATCCAACCGGCGCGGGCGGCCCAGCTCGGGGTTCGCCTGGTCGGGTTGGAGGAGTTGCTGCGGGAGAGCGACTTCATCTCCATCCATCTGCCGAAGACGCCGGAGACGGTGGGCCTGATCGGCGAGAAGGAGTTGGCGATGGTGAAGCCCGGTGTCCGGATCGTCAACGCCGCCCGGGGCGGGCTCGTCGACGAGCAGGCGTTGGCCGACGCGATCGCCGAGGGGCGGGTCGCCGGTGCCGGCATCGACGTCTACGGCAAGGAGCCGTGCACCGCCTCGCCGCTGTTCGCCTTTGACAACGTGGTGGCCACCCCGCATCTGGGCGCCTCGACGGTGGAGGCGCAGGACAAGGCGGGTCTCGCGGTGGCGCGCAGTGTCAAGCTGGCGTTGCAGGGCGAGTTCGTGCCGGACGCGGTGAACGTGCAGGCCGGCGGCGTGGTGGCGGAGGACGTACGGCCGTTGTTGCCGTTGGCCGAGAAGCTCGGCCGGGTCTTCACGGCGGTGGCGGGCGGGGTCGCCGCCAGTGTGACCGTCGAGGTACGGGGCGAGATCGTCGCCCATGAGGTGTCGGTGCTGAAGCTCGCCGCGACCAAGGGTCTGTTCGCCTCGGTGGTGGAGGAGCAGGTGACGTACGTCAACGCGCCGCATCTCGCCGCCGCGCGCGGGGTCGAGGTCGCCCTGACCACGCACACCGAGACGATCGACCACCCGAACCTGGTGACCCTGGCGGGGGCGCTGCCCGACGGTCGTTCGGTCAGTGTCTCGGGCACGGTGACGAGCACCGGCAGCCGGGACGTGTTCCGGCTCACCGAGGTCGACGGCTTCGACCTGGAGTTGGGCGCGGAGGGCATCCTGCTCTTCTTCCGGTACGCGGACCGGCCCGGTGTGGTCGGCCTGGTCGGTTCGATCCTCGGCGCGGCCGGGGTGAACATCGCCGCGATGCAGGTGGCGCGGCGGGAGGCCGGTGGGGAGGCGTTGATGACGTTGACCGTGGACTCGGCCCTCGACGCGGAGCTGCTCAGCTCGGCGGCCGACTCGATCGGCGCGGTCGCGGCCAGCGCCGCCGACCTGCGCGAGGAGTAG